TGGGGAAATAGAAAGGCTCCAAATTACCTTCCAGCCATGCTATCCTGTATTGTTAGAGTCAGCTTTAATAAACTGATAGGCATCACTTGTAGAAAGAGAGCCCAATGGATTGGGCTGTCATATCCAATAGTCATCACAGGGGGGAGCCTAGAAATAAAAATCCTCAGAATCCGATCAGCTAAGGAGGAGTGGAAAAGAAGCTGGAGCTTAGGCAGATTCCAGCAGTTAAAAGAGTCCAAAACTGAAGTTGTTATTTGTCCCTATTCTTTATACTCAATGCCATTTGATAGACATAATTGCTTGTTGTCTATTGATGGctctttcctttttttcattttcttttgacCATTAGGGGGGTTAGCATTTGATCCTTGTACACTTATTTCTAGTAAGGACAACATTTTTTATAATCAAAACTGTTGTAATATTTGAGTTAACTTCAGTGAGGTTACCATACTTGCCTGTGACTTGTCACAGAAAGCTAAGTTCCTCTTCTGAAGGCGATGTAGATCTATATAATGAATGTGTTTTCACTTCAATCTGTCAAAAGCCGCACTGCTTTTTACTCATATGGCTGAAACTTTCGATGCATTGCACTTTCCTTGGGTTCATCTTGCATTTTTACTTAACCTTTCAACCAATGCAGTTATTTCATTGCTTAAAATCTTCTGCAAAGTTTATCAAACCATACTTGCAACAAATTTGGAAAAAGAAAGGTTTATCACACGAATGCTAAACAACTAAATGTAAGACTAAGATTCCAGCTTCGTCTGTTTACATGATAAGATTTATTTGATTTACAATAGTTCATAAGCATGTTCTCACTTGCAATAAGCACCATATTCTTTTCTTAACAGTGCATGATTGAGGCACCTGATATGAGTTAAACATGTCTTCATCAAAACCTTTCCAAGTGAAGCAGGGAGTCTTTCTTGATAGATTGGTTGGCTTTGTTTACGTTTTCTCATGATTGTTTGCAGTGTGATGTGGTTATTCTTAGCTAACTTATCTTTGAAACTCTCTTGGATATGCTTCCACCATAAATTCACATGATCACATCTTGGTTGCTGACCTGGTGAAACTGATTGTGAAATTGTACACCTGTGGCAGAAAGGAGGTCAAAAGGTAAAGTCTGCATGTTTGGAGCAGAGCCTGAACAATCTTTTATTGGATGGTAAGACAAAAACCCAAGAAGGTTCTATTTGCCTGaaaccacctcctcctccacctgcACCCCTTTCGCCGGTAAAACCTGCTGAAAGATCATCCTTTACTTCAGAGCCATCTACCATGGAAGACACTGAGTTGCATTCCAAGGTTGAACTTTCACCCAAAGAAACATCGAAGAACATAGAAAGCAGTGCACAAAATGCCATAGATGATGACTTTGGTGATTTTCAGGCAGCCGGCTGATTTTTGTAATCTGCACCTATCTTCTGCACTTGGCTCTTGTTGTGTTGATGTATCGATACTTTTTGTGATCGGTTGGTGTACCAAGACTTGGTGTAATTAGGATGGTTGGTTACAGTGAGATATATAACATTTGCTTTCTTTCAAATGATAATGAGCAATTGTACTCAAATATCAAAGAAAACCCTTGCATGCTTTTATCGGTTACTTCTCTTTCTAACTTTTCTATGATGCATGCATTCATtcgttcattcattcattcattcatgttAGACTTTGTTCGCTACATTTTACACTTCGTTTGAACACTATACTCACAACGTTTGCAAGAGTCCTGATAAATTATGAGAAAGATATCACATTATGAGAAAGATATGCTTCATTTGAGAGTGCCATCTGCTGGCCATTATGCGAATCATTTTTCAAAATACTTGGGAGACATGTTGTCACAAGGTAACATGTCAATTACATGTTAATCAGTGGCATCTTTAACATCTAATGTCACACGATAACAACAGAATGACATGAACAAGAAGATGCCATAAACATAATTCGAGAAACTTCCAAATAAAAGTGTATTCACCCAACCGAATTTTAATCACATATAAATCTATTCAATTATTAAGGCTATTCACATATTTTTTCCATTAACATGAATGAAAACTCAGGTTAAGCATGCCGAACCATAATTAACAGCAGCGATATGAGCTGAAAAGATATTTAAATACCTAcagcaattataatattttttatattatgataattttaaaaatcattgaTACTATTTATAATTCTAATTAACAGTCAGTGATACGGACATTAAATAcaataaaacatatatatatatatatatatatatatatatatatatatatattagtttttaGATTTTGTGAGGATATATGTATATAGAAAAACAACTTAAATTTGGAGGGATGAATATGGAAATCACTTATTTCCGAGAAAGATATAGgcaattttcttttatataagCAAAAATTGGCTCGAGATTCTCGGAGAAGACACCTGTCGCGCGCTCACTGTCACGTGGGGTGACGTCATCTGGGGCGTGATCTACCAACCTGTTCCCATTCGATCACAGCAACTGCGTCTTATATATTAGAAATTGTCGGATGGGATTTACCCAATCACTGGTTGCTGTCTATTTATAAACATCAGATCACATAAAGCTTCTCAAATATCTGCACGGGAGACAACAGAAAGCTTCCTTCGCACTATTTCCTCGTtggcttctcctctctctctctctctctctctctctctctcttaatccaaTACCCCATCTCATGGCGGCGACCGCCGTGGCGACGATTTCCTTGGCTACCTCGTCCACCCCTCCCGCCTCCCGCGCCAAAATCCAGAAACCAGCGCCCGGAACCCTGGTCCTCGGATCCTCCGCTGCCTCGCTGTCGTCGTCCTCCATATCGCTGCGGCACGTCGTGCCGGCCGGACAGGGTGGCGGCCGCGGCGCCGCCTTCGGTGCTCGGATGGTGTCGATGCCCTCTGTCGAGAAGCCCCCGCCGTCACTCGACTTCGAGACGTCGGTTTTCAAGAAGGAGAAGATTACCCTTGCCGGCCACGACGAGGTTCTTTTACCCTTCGCCACCATTTGCTTCCATCATTCTAGGGTTTTGGTGATTCTTATGGTTTCTTGTTTTGGTATCAGTACATTGTTAAAGGTGGAAGGGATTTGTTCTACTTGTTGCCGGACGCATTCAAGGGGATCAAACAGATTGGGGTGATCGGATGGGGATCTCAGGTGAAATGAAAGAAATCGTTTCTTTATTTCGAGTTCTTTTTTCTCGTTGTTTCTTTAATTTGTAGATGCAGTAATTTCTTTTCTTGCAAAAAATTATCCTCCTAAATTggtgtaaaaatatttttctagtaaTTCTTTAGAGTGTTATATGAATTTGTGACTATGAAAGTATGAATAAATGGTGATAGAAGAACCACTTGTGGCAGATTCAGTGGATAGCTGCATGGGATTCGTTGCAATAATATCTGCAGAACAGACTTTCTGATTATGTTATACTATGTATTGcaaataatcaagaaaatttaCAGAAACTAGATAATGTTAGTTTTAACTATTATATGCACGTAGATAActccatagtttttttttttttttttgttatggaaGAGGTTGACCATCTTAAATATTTATGTTTTATTATATTGTTAAAAGGATTATGGTAATATTGTCATTGGTGAATTTAGCAGTATGATAAGATTATTTCACTTTTTGTATTCACCATTAATAAAttacagtgtttttttttttataatatagtggttggctgttggtttagtCTGTTGTTTACAGAGATGACTCAAACCCGTTTCAGTTTTTCTTGTACCTCACTGCACATTCTCATTCAACTTCTCCTTTAATTAGGTTTAGAGACTGGCTCCCATCCTTACCATCTTTTACAATAGCTCAATATTTAACTTTCTTGTTTATCAGTCTTCTTTGTTTACCTAATGCCAAAATTTCTGTTGCTCTACAGGGCCCTGCACAAGCACAGAATTTGAGGGATTCACTTGTGGTGGCAAAGTCCGACATTGTGGTCAAGGTGACTGTTCTTATGTGTTTTATGTGTTTCTGATTTATCACAGATTCAGAAGTGACAAACTTGTTCATTATGTGAAATTTAACTAATATGTGATTCAAAGTTCCTTCAGAAGACTCGCTTACACACATTGGAATGCTCTCAGTATGGGTTAGCTGGCAGAGCCAGATGAAGTACCAAATTGTTAATTAACTAACTATCTCTTGTTGCATTTGGTGACCAAATTGAAAATGGGATTCCCAGTAGTTTCCGTATATTTCTACCAAGAGTCGTATCATGCATGTTTTAATTCTTTACTTTCTGAAGTTATCATCTGCAGATTGGTCTGAGGAAAGGTTCTCGTTCTTTTGATGAAGCACGTGCAGCTGGATTCACCGAAGAAAATGGAACTTTGGGTGATATCTGGGAGACAGTTGCAGGCAGCGATCTTCTTCTGCTGCTGATTTCTGATGCTGCACAGGTCAGCAATAATTATAGCCCTTGCAGTTCAACCAATCCCCTCTTCAGTATTATATGATGTGTGTTAACTGGACACTTGTGAGCACGCCTAAGAATTGTGTCAGATGCAAGCTTGTATATCCTGATAATTACCCATGATCTAAACATGTGGTCTTTATCTTTTTTGAATGTCAACTTGAAGAAGTTGACATCCATGGCCTTTGAGTTTCTCCATAGACCTTTTAGAAAATCACATTCTTGTAGCATATCTATGTAACTATCATATTCACTATTCTTCTTCCATGGGTTCTCATTTCTGCTTTTAGTTTTTGTCTTCTTCCATGTGTATATAACTATCATATAAACTATTCTTTTAGAAAGTCACTTGCAATACATGTCCAAATTTAGTTGTTTTGTCTTTATATAGGCAGCATGATTTTATGTAGATATACTGCTCTTAGCATGGCAGTTATCATATACACTACTGATCTTAGCAAGATTTGAGTTAGAGCAGTATTAGTTATGGATGAATCTGTCAAATTTCAtgtaattatattcattgattTTAGGTAACAGGATTCAATGTTTGCAAGACTCAGGGTAGAAGTCAATAACAAATCTAAGTCGAACCATGTTAACTGAAACTTTTATAATTGTTCAACTTTAGCTATTTGATATGGTTGAGAGCCTTGTTTTGCTAGGATTTACTAAATGATGAGTGAACAGTTTGTATCACTTAGATAGAAATCAGAGGGAACTTTTTCAGAGTTAAGGAGTCCTTGAAAAAAAAAGGCTCAAAACCATAAGTGGTAAAGTTCCAAAATTTTCTCTTTTACTTAGTAGCTTTTTTTATTGATTGAAACCCAATCGATCATGGTCATTATTGTTTCAGTAATAGAATATTAATTTATTCTCTACTTAAACCAATCTTACTAATAGCTTTCGTATTTCATTAATAGTATGTTAATTTATTATTTACTTAAAACCAATCGTATTGGTAGCTTATATTAATAAGAGTCTGATTAATGTTCTAAACAATTAAAGATGACTAAATAATATTGATAATAGAATACCCTAGTCAATGTTCAAAAGCAAATTGTTTGTATATTATAGATTGAGTCTTATTTGTTACTGTCTTTTGTCCTTTTTCACAGCATACCTTGGTAGCTGAACTTTTTGATTTAATGTTTCTTCAAGATTTCATTGCAAGTCTTTCTGGAGCATGTTCCACAGATTTTGCATTCCACTTTAGGCCTGAGACTTGTATTAACCAACAGTTCTTAAATCCTTTTTTAACATGTTTTAACATATTTTTCCATGGTGCATGAACTTCTGCAACTAGGCATATTGGTAATTTCATAACAATTCTAAAGGTAACATGAAAAAttgtttcatttttttgttttcaggCAGACAATTATGAAAAAGTATTCTCTCATATGAAACCAAACAGCATTCTGGGGCTGTCACATGGTTTCCTTCTAGGGCACTTGCAGTCCCTCGGCCTTGATTTCCCCAAGAACATCAGTGTAATTGCTGTGTGCCCCAAGGGAATGGGTCCATCAGTGAGAAGGTTATATGTTCAGGGTAAAGAGATAAATGGTGCTGGGATTAATTCTAGTTTTGCTGTACACCAGGTAATCTATAAGTCTAAAGTTGGTTTGTAAAGAGATTGTGAATTGTATCTATTATCTTTCCATGTCCACAAAAGATTGCTAGCTTAATGAGGTTTCACATACTTGTCTTCAATGTGAGCAGGATGTTGATGGCAGGGCAGTGGATGTTGCTCTTGGATGGTCAGTTGCTCTAGGATCTCCTTTTACATTTGCTACGACATTGGAGCAGGAGTATAAGAGTGATATTTTTGGAGAGCGCGGTAGGCTCATTCACCTGCAAATTTATTGCTTGTGTACGGTGCCTGACCTTATTTAGTTATGCTATTTTTAGGTATTTTGCTTGGTGCTGTGCATGGAATTGTGGAAGCATTATTTAGAAGGTACACCGAGAATGGAATGAGTGAAGAGCTTGCTTACAAGAACACTGTTGAGTGCATCACAGGAATCATATCAAAGACCATTTCAACAAAGGTAACTTTTATCTAACATGTGATTGTATGACATCAAGAGGACTAATTCTCAAGCATGCAATGATTTCAGGGGATGCTCTCTGTATATAGTGCTTTGACCGAAGAGGGGAAGAAAGAATTCAATGCTGCATATAGTGCATCATACTATCCTTGCATGGATATATTGTATGAATGCTATGAGGATGTTGCCTGTGGAAGTGAAATCTGCAGTGTTGTATTAGCTGGACGGCGCTTCCAGGTAAGCTCTTAATTATGATATATTATGACAGCTCTAACTGATTAAAACTTGATTGATATTGTTCTTGGTGTTTGTTCAAGTAGTTGATATATTATAACAGTAGGTAGTTTGTCGATTTGATGCAAATGGGTTTTCTTTTATTACTTGTTATAGGCGATGGTGGATAAAATTTGATTATTTTGCTTGATAGGAAAAGGAAGGGCTTCCTGCTTTCCCAATGGGTAAAATCGATCAAACACGAATGTGGAAAGTTGGCGAGCGAGTTCGTGCTGCACGTCCTGCAGGTGATTTGGGCCCCCTACATCCCTTTACAGCTGGAGTTTATGTAGCTTTGATGATGGCTCAGGTACAAGATTGTCTTCATTTATCTCCTACCAATCACATaacgtgaaaattttcttttgtcgACATGGTTATAAACGTGCAGATTGAAATCTTAAGAAAGAAAGGGCATTCTTACTCTGAGATCATCAACGAGAGCGTAATCGAATCTGTGGATTCCCTGAATCCTTTCATGCATGCTCGTGGGGTGTCATTCATGGTGGACAATTGTTCCACTACTGCACGACTGGGATCGAGAAAATGGGCCCCGCGTTTTGACTACATCCTCACACAGCAGGCATTTGTCTCAGTGGATAAAAACAGATCTATCAATCAGGACCTTATCAGAAACTACTTGTACGATCCAGTTCATGATGCCATAGGAGTATGCGCACAACTGAGGCCGACTGTTGATATATCAGTGCCTCCGGATGCAGATTTTGTCCGTCCAGAACTGCGACAATCGAGCAACTAGGATCCGAGGTGAGTTTCTGATGGTACTATTTTGGTATGTCTGAGGGCTCAGGTTTAGCTTAGTCGAGGTGTAGTTTTGTTCGGGAGTTTATGAGATGCAGGGTCTAGTTCTCCGAACAACCCGAACTTTATGCTATCCATGCTTCGAAGTGCCAGAATAAATTAGCCCTCTTTTTCAAATTCCTGTTATTTCTTTCCATGCGATATTTAAGATAAAAATCCTTGTTACAGTAAAAACACTTGTTCGATAATGCTCCAGTGGTCCCACCCTTTTTCTACCGCTTTGTAATTCGACGAACCCCGAAGGTGATACGGACGGCTGGCTGGCGAGAGACCCGTGATGACAAATGCAAACACCAAAGCTTCAATGCCATAGGATATTATCAATATTTAAGATAAAAATTAGATATCCGAATTCTCATCACCCAAACATATGCAGGGAAATAACAACAAGAACCTGCTTGTATAATCATTACACGAATGAAGTTAATGCTCAAAAaataagcaattaaaaacaaCAATAAGATACACGAAACTACCAGAGAAACCAAGGAAACGACAAAATAGTATAAAGATGGGAAAAGGACCTAAGAGGCTGCCTCTACTAGGGGAGGTGACTCGGTGACCTCTGGTGAAGCATTTGTGCGGCTCACTGGCTCCACAACTGGTGGGGTGCCATTCGATTGATCAGCTGGAGGAGGAGCTTCCAACATTAGTGGCTTATCTGTCTGGGTGTTCAGTGTGTTCTGCGATGTAGCCAAGTCGCTTTGCACTGGAGTGGGTTCGGGACTCTGTGTTGCGGTGGAGGGACCCTGAGATGTGGCGGCTGAAGCAGGTGGCTTTTTGTTAATCGTGATGGGAGGAGCTGACAGAGATGCCATCCCGGGAGGAAGGATTTCTATGGGAGGCTTCTTTCCAGCTTCTGCTAGGCTTGTAAACTTTGGATCCTCAAGTGATGCCAAAAATGCTGAAGCAGCATCAGTTTTGACAGAAGGTGCGTGCTCAAGCTCCTTCTGTAGCATCTTGTTCCACGTCTGGACCAAGTTCTTCAGTGTAGGGCGACCATGGGCCTGGGAGAACAAAATTAAGGATTTAGAATCATATAGAACTGACAGTGTTATTGGAACCAAACTAGGAAAAAGGAACATCCAAACAAATTTAAACATCAGTGGGAATTTTCTTTCGCTACAGAATAGCCCTGCTTTCCTTGGGAATTTAACCATACTCGGATTATTggattgaaccagaatggcctctctctctctctctctctctctctctctctctctctgtagtaTATCTCCATCACCTCTCCTGAACTCGTCGATGTCTATCACTCTTGGTGTGAAATATGATTCTCTTATGATGCCCCAACAATCCTAGATCAGAATGATATTTAATTGGAACTTTTGCAGATTAAATATTTTGGACCACAGTTGTAGGCTTGTTATAGCCAAGTCCAGAGTATGTTGTCCTATAGGTCCAAATTATGACAAATGAATCAGAGCAACCTTAAGGATTGCTTCtatattaacattgttgaatctcaaattttgataatgaaaccaattgataaagttatgatctagtatgcattttgagtgacacaggactaagTTCGAGCATTAggctgaaggatcggacattgcgtcaAAAAAATCGGATGTTGCgaaaggtcaacatgccgattgggcaatacgccaaaggatcggacgaaacGACCTATAACAGTGTtccaacgatcaaattgatcgttggagccctttcttgtGATAGGAGTCCAACAATATCAAGTCAAACTGCTCAAGGAACTACATACACCCAACGATCATAGTCATCCGCCCAGTATGCAAAGGCAAAGGAGAAGGTAGTAGCATCAATCGCATCGttagaaagaatcgagtcgggcgacgagacaccttcacaatcgcaTTTAACAACTCGCTCGATCCAGAGCATGatagcaacacggacagcagtgcctcgacgGATGATAGCGGCGACGCCGAGcaatcgttggtctcgtctacacaacttgagggtagTGCATAGACCGAGGaggaatattttacacatgccacccaagattcaaatcatggaactcgacaatgtACTGATCAAGTTTGTGGAAGGGGAAGACAATGGATAAATTTAAGCAGATGCGATAGAGCCTACATGATGTAGATAGTCATACTTCTCTGAGCAATAGTATCATAGAGAGCAATATATCAGTAGCAAATGTGAAAGTTCTAacattcaccaatacatgcctCAGGAGCCGCCttggacaaatatgattcatgacgatcaacctacgattatcaccacattgatgcaccaatgacatacggtgtatcaatacactatgtcatgagatcaatttcaggattagatccaacaaacatatcatattgatatgcaaatGTATAGGATCGAGAACCCCGATCCACCACTCGTGGAggctcgtcgttcgttttggtagtAGAATAAACAATTAGGTATATATacttatatgattatttaattcatttgaattttaaaatttatattgtaataaaataatctaacaatttaaatgatttttctatagatatttcaatatttacagaagGACAATCTGTAATGGACCGAAATAtgaaccttgcacaaggctattcttcaaagcccaaaaaagacatgacactattcttacctaatttacattgattttgttaaatttatactattactatatctatttctaacttaaaaaccctatcctaacttttttttttcttatttttcagatattttcagaggattttacacctaaattacgcATATCGCACCATACCGACAAAgctcgaaactctggtacggtgcAAAATTTCAACTCTTGGTTGTTAGCATATAGGTCATCAGGTTGTGTCGTGACGATGTTAGTTACGACAGCTAAATGTCAGTC
The window above is part of the Musa acuminata AAA Group cultivar baxijiao chromosome BXJ2-6, Cavendish_Baxijiao_AAA, whole genome shotgun sequence genome. Proteins encoded here:
- the LOC103988693 gene encoding ketol-acid reductoisomerase, chloroplastic — translated: MAATAVATISLATSSTPPASRAKIQKPAPGTLVLGSSAASLSSSSISLRHVVPAGQGGGRGAAFGARMVSMPSVEKPPPSLDFETSVFKKEKITLAGHDEYIVKGGRDLFYLLPDAFKGIKQIGVIGWGSQGPAQAQNLRDSLVVAKSDIVVKIGLRKGSRSFDEARAAGFTEENGTLGDIWETVAGSDLLLLLISDAAQADNYEKVFSHMKPNSILGLSHGFLLGHLQSLGLDFPKNISVIAVCPKGMGPSVRRLYVQGKEINGAGINSSFAVHQDVDGRAVDVALGWSVALGSPFTFATTLEQEYKSDIFGERGILLGAVHGIVEALFRRYTENGMSEELAYKNTVECITGIISKTISTKGMLSVYSALTEEGKKEFNAAYSASYYPCMDILYECYEDVACGSEICSVVLAGRRFQEKEGLPAFPMGKIDQTRMWKVGERVRAARPAGDLGPLHPFTAGVYVALMMAQIEILRKKGHSYSEIINESVIESVDSLNPFMHARGVSFMVDNCSTTARLGSRKWAPRFDYILTQQAFVSVDKNRSINQDLIRNYLYDPVHDAIGVCAQLRPTVDISVPPDADFVRPELRQSSN